From one Maniola jurtina chromosome 5, ilManJurt1.1, whole genome shotgun sequence genomic stretch:
- the LOC123865224 gene encoding glycine-rich cell wall structural protein 1.8-like isoform X8, with the protein MAPIYLIFLLCAFANGHRRNSNAGGQLSQSAGLSSLSGSGSSGLHGSSSEASGHGGSGFHGSGGYGSTGGSSGAGGSSGLSSSGSGSSGSSGYGSSSEEYRGSAAYGSGAGSLSGSGVGSYASGAGSAGGYGSGAGGYGSGSESAGGYGSGAGSYGSGAGSAGGYGSGAGSAGGYGSGAGNAGSYGSGAGSAGGYGSGAGSAGGYGSGAGNAGSYGSGAGSAGGYGSGAGSAGGYGSGAGNAGSYGSGAGSAGGYGSGAGSAGGYGSGSGSSGGYGSGSGRSGGYGSGAGSAAGYGSGAGSAGGYGSGSGSSGGYGSGSGSSGGYGSGAGSAAGYGSGAGNAGGYGSGAGTAGGYGSGVGGAGELRGSGLVGSSSHGSGSSGGYGSKGVSQSVASSKNFNLLGLGVDHNGLTEQEIKALSDARRRYGLLSMQRHPQGLPNPYHHVLLSKYHHRGIQSQHYPFSRSMNVGESESQSQAANLGSHGGASGLGGAGGYSGNSAQNSAGGLRGQGSEGHRGSLGSGYGSGAGGYGSGAGSVESYGSGAGRAGGYGSGLSGAGSYSGSSGHSGVSSLSGHGSEGYREGSSGLRGSGGYGSGSGSAGGYGLGSGSAGGYGSGSGSAGDARGTGYRGVGGLRGQGSEGYREGSSGSGVGGLGSSGASGYGSGSGGYGSGSGGYGSGSGGHGSGSGGYFSGSGGLGSESGGYGSGPAGHGSGSGGYSSGSGGSGSDLYHKTDTTMGHMQNVNSRFH; encoded by the exons ATGGCACCAATCTACTTGATATTTTTACTCTGCGCGTTTGCAAACGGTCACAGACGCAACTCGAATGCAGGTGGCCAATTGTCACAATCTGCCGGACTGAGTAGCCTGAGTGGTTCAGGTTCAAGTGGTTTACACGGCTCAAGCAGTGAAGCAAGTGGCCACGGTGGAAGTGGGTTCCATGGATCAGGAGGCTATGGTAGTACCGGTGGTTCAAGCGGTGCAGGCGGATCAAGCGGGCTAAGCAGTTCTGGTAGTGGTTCGAGTGGGTCGAGCGGATATGGCAGTTCGAGTGAAGAATATCGAGGCAGTGCAGCATACGGGTCTGGTGCCGGTAGTTTGAGTGGATCGGGTGTGGGAAGCTATGCATCAGGTGCAGGAAGTGCAGGAGGTTATGGATCAG GTGCAGGAGGTTATGGATCAGGTTCAGAAAGTGCAGGAGGTTATGGATCAGGTGCAGGAAGTTATGGATCTGGTGCTGGAAGTGCAGGAGGTTATGGATCTGGTGCTGGAAGTGCAGGAGGTTATGGATCAGGTGCAGGAAATGCAGGAAGTTATGGATCTGGTGCAGGAAGTGCAGGAGGTTATGGATCTGGTGCTGGAAGTGCAGGAGGTTATGGATCAGGTGCAGGAAATGCAGGAAGTTATGGATCTGGTGCAGGAAGTGCAGGAGGTTATGGATCTGGTGCTGGAAGTGCAGGAGGTTATGGATCAGGTGCAGGAAATGCAGGAAGTTATGGATCTGGTGCAGGAAGTGCAGGAGGTTATGGATCAGGTGCTGGAAGTGCAGGAGGTTATGGATCAGGTTCAGGAAGCTCAGGAGGTTATGGATCAGGTTCAGGACGCTCAGGAGGATATGGATCAGGTGCAGGAAGTGCAGCAGGTTATGGTTCAGGTGCAGGAAGTGCTGGAGGTTATGGGTCAGGTTCAGGAAGCTCAGGAGGTTATGGATCAGGTTCAGGAAGCTCAGGAGGATATGGATCAGGTGCAGGAAGTGCAGCAGGTTATGGTTCAGGTGCAGGAAATGCAGGAGGCTATGGATCAGGTGCAGGAACTGCAGGAGGTTATGGATCAGGTGTCGGAGGTGCAGGAGAATTAAGGGGTTCAGGTTTAGTTGGTTCCAGTAGTCATGGAAGTGGATCGAGTGGTGGTTATGGCTCGAAAGGAGTTTCGCAATCAGTTGCCAGttcaaaaaatttcaatttactaGGGCTAGGTGTGGACCATAATGGGCTTACGGAACAAGAAATAAAGGCATTATCTGATGCAAGACGAAGATATGGTTTACTATCTATGCAACGACATCCACAGGGTCTACCAAACCCTTATCATCACGTCTTGTTATCTAAATATCATCATCGTGGTATACAATCCCAGCATTATCCATTTTCTAGAAGCATGAATGTTGGTGAAAGTGAAAGCCAAAGTCAGGCAGCAAACTTGGGGTCACATGGTGGGGCCAGTGGTTTAG GAGGCGCTGGTGGATATAGTGGAAATTCAGCTCAAAATAGTGCCGGCGGTCTCAGAGGGCAAGGATCTGAAGGACATAGAGGAAGCTTAGGTTCAGGTTATGGATCAGGTGCAG GAGGTTATGGTTCAGGTGCAGGAAGTGTAGAAAGTTATGGTTCAGGCGCAGGAAGGGCAGGAGGTTATGGTAGTGGATTAAGTGGTGCTGGAAGTTATAGTGGCAGCTCAGGGCATAGTGGGGTCAGCAGTCTAAGCGGGCACGGATCTGAAGGATATAGAGAAGGCTCTAGTGGCTTAAGAGGTTCAGGAGGGTATGGATCAGGTTCAGGAAGTGCAGGAGGTTATGGGTTGGGTTCAGGAAGTGCAGGAGGTTATGGATCAGGTTCTGGAAGTGCAGGAGATGCAAGAGGTACAGGGTATAGAGGAGTAGGCGGCTTAAGAGGACAAGGGTCTGAAGGATATAGGGAAGGATCGAGTGGAAGTGGTGTAGGTGGATTAGGATCAAGTGGAGCAAGTGGTTATGGTAGTGGATCGGGTGGTT ATGGTAGTGGATCGGGTGGTTATGGCAGTGGATCGGGTGGTCATGGTAGTGGATCGGGTGGTTATTTCAGTGGATCGGGTGGTCTTGGCAGTGAATCGGGTGGTTATGGCAGTGGACCGGCTGGTCATGGTAGTGGATCGGGTGGTTACAGTAGCGGATCAGGTGGTTCAGGTAGTGATCTTTATCATAAAACTGATACTACCATGGGGCACATGCAAAACGTTAATTCTCGTTTCCATTAA
- the LOC123865224 gene encoding glycine-rich cell wall structural protein 1.8-like isoform X43 has protein sequence MAPIYLIFLLCAFANGHRRNSNAGGQLSQSAGLSSLSGSGSSGLHGSSSEASGHGGSGFHGSGGYGSTGGSSGAGGSSGLSSSGSGSSGSSGYGSSSEEYRGSAAYGSGAGSLSGSGVGSYASGAGSAGGYGSGSGSAGGYGSGAEGYESGAEGAGGYGSGSESAGGYGSGAGSYGSGAGSAGGYGSGAGSAGGYGSGAGNAGSYGSGAGSAGGYGSGAGSAGGYGSGAGNAGSYGSGAGSAGGYGSGAGSAGGYGSGAGNAGSYGSGAGSAGGYGSGAGSAGGYGSGSGSSGGYGSGSGRSGGYGSGAGSAAGYGSGAGSAGGYGSGAGRAGGYGSGLSGAGSYSGSSGHSGVSSLSGHGSEGYREGSSGLRGSGGYGSGSGSAGGYGLGSGSAGGYGSGSGSAGDARGTGYRGVGGLRGQGSEGYREGSSGSGVGGLGSSGASGYGSGSGGYGSGSGGYGSGSGGHGSGSGGYFSGSGGLGSESGGYGSGPAGHGSGSGGYSSGSGGSGSDLYHKTDTTMGHMQNVNSRFH, from the exons ATGGCACCAATCTACTTGATATTTTTACTCTGCGCGTTTGCAAACGGTCACAGACGCAACTCGAATGCAGGTGGCCAATTGTCACAATCTGCCGGACTGAGTAGCCTGAGTGGTTCAGGTTCAAGTGGTTTACACGGCTCAAGCAGTGAAGCAAGTGGCCACGGTGGAAGTGGGTTCCATGGATCAGGAGGCTATGGTAGTACCGGTGGTTCAAGCGGTGCAGGCGGATCAAGCGGGCTAAGCAGTTCTGGTAGTGGTTCGAGTGGGTCGAGCGGATATGGCAGTTCGAGTGAAGAATATCGAGGCAGTGCAGCATACGGGTCTGGTGCCGGTAGTTTGAGTGGATCGGGTGTGGGAAGCTATGCATCAGGTGCAGGAAGTGCAGGAGGTTATGGATCAGGTTCAGGAAGTGCAGGAGGTTATGGATCAG GTGCAGAAGGTTATGAATCTGGCGCCGAAGGTGCAGGAGGTTATGGATCAGGTTCAGAAAGTGCAGGAGGTTATGGATCAGGTGCAGGAAGTTATGGATCTGGTGCTGGAAGTGCAGGAGGTTATGGATCTGGTGCTGGAAGTGCAGGAGGTTATGGATCAGGTGCAGGAAATGCAGGAAGTTATGGATCTGGTGCAGGAAGTGCAGGAGGTTATGGATCTGGTGCTGGAAGTGCAGGAGGTTATGGATCAGGTGCAGGAAATGCAGGAAGTTATGGATCTGGTGCAGGAAGTGCAGGAGGTTATGGATCTGGTGCTGGAAGTGCAGGAGGTTATGGATCAGGTGCAGGAAATGCAGGAAGTTATGGATCTGGTGCAGGAAGTGCAGGAGGTTATGGATCAGGTGCTGGAAGTGCAGGAGGTTATGGATCAGGTTCAGGAAGCTCAGGAGGTTATGGATCAGGTTCAGGACGCTCAGGAGGATATGGATCAGGTGCAGGAAGTGCAGCAGGTTATGGTTCAGGTGCAGGAAGTGCTGGAGGTTATGGGTCAG GCGCAGGAAGGGCAGGAGGTTATGGTAGTGGATTAAGTGGTGCTGGAAGTTATAGTGGCAGCTCAGGGCATAGTGGGGTCAGCAGTCTAAGCGGGCACGGATCTGAAGGATATAGAGAAGGCTCTAGTGGCTTAAGAGGTTCAGGAGGGTATGGATCAGGTTCAGGAAGTGCAGGAGGTTATGGGTTGGGTTCAGGAAGTGCAGGAGGTTATGGATCAGGTTCTGGAAGTGCAGGAGATGCAAGAGGTACAGGGTATAGAGGAGTAGGCGGCTTAAGAGGACAAGGGTCTGAAGGATATAGGGAAGGATCGAGTGGAAGTGGTGTAGGTGGATTAGGATCAAGTGGAGCAAGTGGTTATGGTAGTGGATCGGGTGGTT ATGGTAGTGGATCGGGTGGTTATGGCAGTGGATCGGGTGGTCATGGTAGTGGATCGGGTGGTTATTTCAGTGGATCGGGTGGTCTTGGCAGTGAATCGGGTGGTTATGGCAGTGGACCGGCTGGTCATGGTAGTGGATCGGGTGGTTACAGTAGCGGATCAGGTGGTTCAGGTAGTGATCTTTATCATAAAACTGATACTACCATGGGGCACATGCAAAACGTTAATTCTCGTTTCCATTAA
- the LOC123865224 gene encoding glycine-rich cell wall structural protein 1.8-like isoform X11, producing the protein MAPIYLIFLLCAFANGHRRNSNAGGQLSQSAGLSSLSGSGSSGLHGSSSEASGHGGSGFHGSGGYGSTGGSSGAGGSSGLSSSGSGSSGSSGYGSSSEEYRGSAAYGSGAGSLSGSGVGSYASGAGSAGGYGSGSGSAGGYGSGAEGYESGAEGAGGYGSGSESAGGYGSGAGSYGSGAGSAGGYGSGAGSAGGYGSGAGNAGSYGSGAGSAGGYGSGAGSAGGYGSGAGNAGSYGSGAGSAGGYGSGAGSAGGYGSGAGNAGSYGSGAGSAGGYGSGAGSAGGYGSGSGSSGGYGSGSGRSGGYGSGAGSAAGYGSGAGSAGGYGSGAGSAAGYGSGAGNAGGYGSGAGTAGGYGSGVGGAGELRGSGLVGSSSHGSGSSGGYGSKGVSQSVASSKNFNLLGLGVDHNGLTEQEIKALSDARRRYGLLSMQRHPQGLPNPYHHVLLSKYHHRGIQSQHYPFSRSMNVGESESQSQAANLGSHGGASGLGGAGGYSGNSAQNSAGGLRGQGSEGHRGSLGSGYGSGAGGYGSGAGSVESYGSGAGRAGGYGSGLSGAGSYSGSSGHSGVSSLSGHGSEGYREGSSGLRGSGGYGSGSGSAGGYGLGSGSAGGYGSGSGSAGDARGTGYRGVGGLRGQGSEGYREGSSGSGVGGLGSSGASGYGSGSGGYGSGSGGYGSGSGGHGSGSGGYFSGSGGLGSESGGYGSGPAGHGSGSGGYSSGSGGSGSDLYHKTDTTMGHMQNVNSRFH; encoded by the exons ATGGCACCAATCTACTTGATATTTTTACTCTGCGCGTTTGCAAACGGTCACAGACGCAACTCGAATGCAGGTGGCCAATTGTCACAATCTGCCGGACTGAGTAGCCTGAGTGGTTCAGGTTCAAGTGGTTTACACGGCTCAAGCAGTGAAGCAAGTGGCCACGGTGGAAGTGGGTTCCATGGATCAGGAGGCTATGGTAGTACCGGTGGTTCAAGCGGTGCAGGCGGATCAAGCGGGCTAAGCAGTTCTGGTAGTGGTTCGAGTGGGTCGAGCGGATATGGCAGTTCGAGTGAAGAATATCGAGGCAGTGCAGCATACGGGTCTGGTGCCGGTAGTTTGAGTGGATCGGGTGTGGGAAGCTATGCATCAGGTGCAGGAAGTGCAGGAGGTTATGGATCAGGTTCAGGAAGTGCAGGAGGTTATGGATCAG GTGCAGAAGGTTATGAATCTGGCGCCGAAGGTGCAGGAGGTTATGGATCAGGTTCAGAAAGTGCAGGAGGTTATGGATCAGGTGCAGGAAGTTATGGATCTGGTGCTGGAAGTGCAGGAGGTTATGGATCTGGTGCTGGAAGTGCAGGAGGTTATGGATCAGGTGCAGGAAATGCAGGAAGTTATGGATCTGGTGCAGGAAGTGCAGGAGGTTATGGATCTGGTGCTGGAAGTGCAGGAGGTTATGGATCAGGTGCAGGAAATGCAGGAAGTTATGGATCTGGTGCAGGAAGTGCAGGAGGTTATGGATCTGGTGCTGGAAGTGCAGGAGGTTATGGATCAGGTGCAGGAAATGCAGGAAGTTATGGATCTGGTGCAGGAAGTGCAGGAGGTTATGGATCAGGTGCTGGAAGTGCAGGAGGTTATGGATCAGGTTCAGGAAGCTCAGGAGGTTATGGATCAGGTTCAGGACGCTCAGGAGGATATGGATCAGGTGCAGGAAGTGCAGCAGGTTATGGTTCAGGTGCAGGAAGTGCTGGAG GATATGGATCAGGTGCAGGAAGTGCAGCAGGTTATGGTTCAGGTGCAGGAAATGCAGGAGGCTATGGATCAGGTGCAGGAACTGCAGGAGGTTATGGATCAGGTGTCGGAGGTGCAGGAGAATTAAGGGGTTCAGGTTTAGTTGGTTCCAGTAGTCATGGAAGTGGATCGAGTGGTGGTTATGGCTCGAAAGGAGTTTCGCAATCAGTTGCCAGttcaaaaaatttcaatttactaGGGCTAGGTGTGGACCATAATGGGCTTACGGAACAAGAAATAAAGGCATTATCTGATGCAAGACGAAGATATGGTTTACTATCTATGCAACGACATCCACAGGGTCTACCAAACCCTTATCATCACGTCTTGTTATCTAAATATCATCATCGTGGTATACAATCCCAGCATTATCCATTTTCTAGAAGCATGAATGTTGGTGAAAGTGAAAGCCAAAGTCAGGCAGCAAACTTGGGGTCACATGGTGGGGCCAGTGGTTTAG GAGGCGCTGGTGGATATAGTGGAAATTCAGCTCAAAATAGTGCCGGCGGTCTCAGAGGGCAAGGATCTGAAGGACATAGAGGAAGCTTAGGTTCAGGTTATGGATCAGGTGCAG GAGGTTATGGTTCAGGTGCAGGAAGTGTAGAAAGTTATGGTTCAGGCGCAGGAAGGGCAGGAGGTTATGGTAGTGGATTAAGTGGTGCTGGAAGTTATAGTGGCAGCTCAGGGCATAGTGGGGTCAGCAGTCTAAGCGGGCACGGATCTGAAGGATATAGAGAAGGCTCTAGTGGCTTAAGAGGTTCAGGAGGGTATGGATCAGGTTCAGGAAGTGCAGGAGGTTATGGGTTGGGTTCAGGAAGTGCAGGAGGTTATGGATCAGGTTCTGGAAGTGCAGGAGATGCAAGAGGTACAGGGTATAGAGGAGTAGGCGGCTTAAGAGGACAAGGGTCTGAAGGATATAGGGAAGGATCGAGTGGAAGTGGTGTAGGTGGATTAGGATCAAGTGGAGCAAGTGGTTATGGTAGTGGATCGGGTGGTT ATGGTAGTGGATCGGGTGGTTATGGCAGTGGATCGGGTGGTCATGGTAGTGGATCGGGTGGTTATTTCAGTGGATCGGGTGGTCTTGGCAGTGAATCGGGTGGTTATGGCAGTGGACCGGCTGGTCATGGTAGTGGATCGGGTGGTTACAGTAGCGGATCAGGTGGTTCAGGTAGTGATCTTTATCATAAAACTGATACTACCATGGGGCACATGCAAAACGTTAATTCTCGTTTCCATTAA
- the LOC123865224 gene encoding glycine-rich cell wall structural protein 1.8-like isoform X21: MAPIYLIFLLCAFANGHRRNSNAGGQLSQSAGLSSLSGSGSSGLHGSSSEASGHGGSGFHGSGGYGSTGGSSGAGGSSGLSSSGSGSSGSSGYGSSSEEYRGSAAYGSGAGSLSGSGVGSYASGAGSAGGYGSGSGSAGGYGSGAGSAGGYGSGAGNAGSYGSGAGSAGGYGSGAGSAGGYGSGAGNAGSYGSGAGSAGGYGSGAGSAGGYGSGAGNAGSYGSGAGSAGGYGSGAGSAGGYGSGSGSSGGYGSGSGRSGGYGSGAGSAAGYGSGAGSAGGYGSGSGSSGGYGSGSGSSGGYGSGAGSAAGYGSGAGNAGGYGSGAGTAGGYGSGVGGAGELRGSGLVGSSSHGSGSSGGYGSKGVSQSVASSKNFNLLGLGVDHNGLTEQEIKALSDARRRYGLLSMQRHPQGLPNPYHHVLLSKYHHRGIQSQHYPFSRSMNVGESESQSQAANLGSHGGASGLGGAGGYSGNSAQNSAGGLRGQGSEGHRGSLGSGYGSGAGGYGSGAGSVESYGSGAGRAGGYGSGLSGAGSYSGSSGHSGVSSLSGHGSEGYREGSSGLRGSGGYGSGSGSAGGYGLGSGSAGGYGSGSGSAGDARGTGYRGVGGLRGQGSEGYREGSSGSGVGGLGSSGASGYGSGSGGYGSGSGGYGSGSGGHGSGSGGYFSGSGGLGSESGGYGSGPAGHGSGSGGYSSGSGGSGSDLYHKTDTTMGHMQNVNSRFH; this comes from the exons ATGGCACCAATCTACTTGATATTTTTACTCTGCGCGTTTGCAAACGGTCACAGACGCAACTCGAATGCAGGTGGCCAATTGTCACAATCTGCCGGACTGAGTAGCCTGAGTGGTTCAGGTTCAAGTGGTTTACACGGCTCAAGCAGTGAAGCAAGTGGCCACGGTGGAAGTGGGTTCCATGGATCAGGAGGCTATGGTAGTACCGGTGGTTCAAGCGGTGCAGGCGGATCAAGCGGGCTAAGCAGTTCTGGTAGTGGTTCGAGTGGGTCGAGCGGATATGGCAGTTCGAGTGAAGAATATCGAGGCAGTGCAGCATACGGGTCTGGTGCCGGTAGTTTGAGTGGATCGGGTGTGGGAAGCTATGCATCAGGTGCAGGAAGTGCAGGAGGTTATGGATCAGGTTCAGGAAGTGCAGGAG GTTATGGATCTGGTGCTGGAAGTGCAGGAGGTTATGGATCAGGTGCAGGAAATGCAGGAAGTTATGGATCTGGTGCAGGAAGTGCAGGAGGTTATGGATCTGGTGCTGGAAGTGCAGGAGGTTATGGATCAGGTGCAGGAAATGCAGGAAGTTATGGATCTGGTGCAGGAAGTGCAGGAGGTTATGGATCTGGTGCTGGAAGTGCAGGAGGTTATGGATCAGGTGCAGGAAATGCAGGAAGTTATGGATCTGGTGCAGGAAGTGCAGGAGGTTATGGATCAGGTGCTGGAAGTGCAGGAGGTTATGGATCAGGTTCAGGAAGCTCAGGAGGTTATGGATCAGGTTCAGGACGCTCAGGAGGATATGGATCAGGTGCAGGAAGTGCAGCAGGTTATGGTTCAGGTGCAGGAAGTGCTGGAGGTTATGGGTCAGGTTCAGGAAGCTCAGGAGGTTATGGATCAGGTTCAGGAAGCTCAGGAGGATATGGATCAGGTGCAGGAAGTGCAGCAGGTTATGGTTCAGGTGCAGGAAATGCAGGAGGCTATGGATCAGGTGCAGGAACTGCAGGAGGTTATGGATCAGGTGTCGGAGGTGCAGGAGAATTAAGGGGTTCAGGTTTAGTTGGTTCCAGTAGTCATGGAAGTGGATCGAGTGGTGGTTATGGCTCGAAAGGAGTTTCGCAATCAGTTGCCAGttcaaaaaatttcaatttactaGGGCTAGGTGTGGACCATAATGGGCTTACGGAACAAGAAATAAAGGCATTATCTGATGCAAGACGAAGATATGGTTTACTATCTATGCAACGACATCCACAGGGTCTACCAAACCCTTATCATCACGTCTTGTTATCTAAATATCATCATCGTGGTATACAATCCCAGCATTATCCATTTTCTAGAAGCATGAATGTTGGTGAAAGTGAAAGCCAAAGTCAGGCAGCAAACTTGGGGTCACATGGTGGGGCCAGTGGTTTAG GAGGCGCTGGTGGATATAGTGGAAATTCAGCTCAAAATAGTGCCGGCGGTCTCAGAGGGCAAGGATCTGAAGGACATAGAGGAAGCTTAGGTTCAGGTTATGGATCAGGTGCAG GAGGTTATGGTTCAGGTGCAGGAAGTGTAGAAAGTTATGGTTCAGGCGCAGGAAGGGCAGGAGGTTATGGTAGTGGATTAAGTGGTGCTGGAAGTTATAGTGGCAGCTCAGGGCATAGTGGGGTCAGCAGTCTAAGCGGGCACGGATCTGAAGGATATAGAGAAGGCTCTAGTGGCTTAAGAGGTTCAGGAGGGTATGGATCAGGTTCAGGAAGTGCAGGAGGTTATGGGTTGGGTTCAGGAAGTGCAGGAGGTTATGGATCAGGTTCTGGAAGTGCAGGAGATGCAAGAGGTACAGGGTATAGAGGAGTAGGCGGCTTAAGAGGACAAGGGTCTGAAGGATATAGGGAAGGATCGAGTGGAAGTGGTGTAGGTGGATTAGGATCAAGTGGAGCAAGTGGTTATGGTAGTGGATCGGGTGGTT ATGGTAGTGGATCGGGTGGTTATGGCAGTGGATCGGGTGGTCATGGTAGTGGATCGGGTGGTTATTTCAGTGGATCGGGTGGTCTTGGCAGTGAATCGGGTGGTTATGGCAGTGGACCGGCTGGTCATGGTAGTGGATCGGGTGGTTACAGTAGCGGATCAGGTGGTTCAGGTAGTGATCTTTATCATAAAACTGATACTACCATGGGGCACATGCAAAACGTTAATTCTCGTTTCCATTAA
- the LOC123865224 gene encoding glycine-rich cell wall structural protein 1.8-like isoform X26 encodes MAPIYLIFLLCAFANGHRRNSNAGGQLSQSAGLSSLSGSGSSGLHGSSSEASGHGGSGFHGSGGYGSTGGSSGAGGSSGLSSSGSGSSGSSGYGSSSEEYRGSAAYGSGAGSLSGSGVGSYASGAGSAGGYGSGSGSYGSGAGNAGSYGSGAGSAGGYGSGAGSAGGYGSGAGNAGSYGSGAGSAGGYGSGAGSAGGYGSGAGNAGSYGSGAGSAGGYGSGAGSAGGYGSGSGSSGGYGSGSGRSGGYGSGAGSAAGYGSGAGSAGGYGSGSGSSGGYGSGSGSSGGYGSGAGSAAGYGSGAGNAGGYGSGAGTAGGYGSGVGGAGELRGSGLVGSSSHGSGSSGGYGSKGVSQSVASSKNFNLLGLGVDHNGLTEQEIKALSDARRRYGLLSMQRHPQGLPNPYHHVLLSKYHHRGIQSQHYPFSRSMNVGESESQSQAANLGSHGGASGLGGAGGYSGNSAQNSAGGLRGQGSEGHRGSLGSGYGSGAGGYGSGAGSVESYGSGAGRAGGYGSGLSGAGSYSGSSGHSGVSSLSGHGSEGYREGSSGLRGSGGYGSGSGSAGGYGLGSGSAGGYGSGSGSAGDARGTGYRGVGGLRGQGSEGYREGSSGSGVGGLGSSGASGYGSGSGGYGSGSGGYGSGSGGHGSGSGGYFSGSGGLGSESGGYGSGPAGHGSGSGGYSSGSGGSGSDLYHKTDTTMGHMQNVNSRFH; translated from the exons ATGGCACCAATCTACTTGATATTTTTACTCTGCGCGTTTGCAAACGGTCACAGACGCAACTCGAATGCAGGTGGCCAATTGTCACAATCTGCCGGACTGAGTAGCCTGAGTGGTTCAGGTTCAAGTGGTTTACACGGCTCAAGCAGTGAAGCAAGTGGCCACGGTGGAAGTGGGTTCCATGGATCAGGAGGCTATGGTAGTACCGGTGGTTCAAGCGGTGCAGGCGGATCAAGCGGGCTAAGCAGTTCTGGTAGTGGTTCGAGTGGGTCGAGCGGATATGGCAGTTCGAGTGAAGAATATCGAGGCAGTGCAGCATACGGGTCTGGTGCCGGTAGTTTGAGTGGATCGGGTGTGGGAAGCTATGCATCAGGTGCAGGAAGTGCAGGAGGTTATGGATCAGGTTCAGGAA GTTATGGATCAGGTGCAGGAAATGCAGGAAGTTATGGATCTGGTGCAGGAAGTGCAGGAGGTTATGGATCTGGTGCTGGAAGTGCAGGAGGTTATGGATCAGGTGCAGGAAATGCAGGAAGTTATGGATCTGGTGCAGGAAGTGCAGGAGGTTATGGATCTGGTGCTGGAAGTGCAGGAGGTTATGGATCAGGTGCAGGAAATGCAGGAAGTTATGGATCTGGTGCAGGAAGTGCAGGAGGTTATGGATCAGGTGCTGGAAGTGCAGGAGGTTATGGATCAGGTTCAGGAAGCTCAGGAGGTTATGGATCAGGTTCAGGACGCTCAGGAGGATATGGATCAGGTGCAGGAAGTGCAGCAGGTTATGGTTCAGGTGCAGGAAGTGCTGGAGGTTATGGGTCAGGTTCAGGAAGCTCAGGAGGTTATGGATCAGGTTCAGGAAGCTCAGGAGGATATGGATCAGGTGCAGGAAGTGCAGCAGGTTATGGTTCAGGTGCAGGAAATGCAGGAGGCTATGGATCAGGTGCAGGAACTGCAGGAGGTTATGGATCAGGTGTCGGAGGTGCAGGAGAATTAAGGGGTTCAGGTTTAGTTGGTTCCAGTAGTCATGGAAGTGGATCGAGTGGTGGTTATGGCTCGAAAGGAGTTTCGCAATCAGTTGCCAGttcaaaaaatttcaatttactaGGGCTAGGTGTGGACCATAATGGGCTTACGGAACAAGAAATAAAGGCATTATCTGATGCAAGACGAAGATATGGTTTACTATCTATGCAACGACATCCACAGGGTCTACCAAACCCTTATCATCACGTCTTGTTATCTAAATATCATCATCGTGGTATACAATCCCAGCATTATCCATTTTCTAGAAGCATGAATGTTGGTGAAAGTGAAAGCCAAAGTCAGGCAGCAAACTTGGGGTCACATGGTGGGGCCAGTGGTTTAG GAGGCGCTGGTGGATATAGTGGAAATTCAGCTCAAAATAGTGCCGGCGGTCTCAGAGGGCAAGGATCTGAAGGACATAGAGGAAGCTTAGGTTCAGGTTATGGATCAGGTGCAG GAGGTTATGGTTCAGGTGCAGGAAGTGTAGAAAGTTATGGTTCAGGCGCAGGAAGGGCAGGAGGTTATGGTAGTGGATTAAGTGGTGCTGGAAGTTATAGTGGCAGCTCAGGGCATAGTGGGGTCAGCAGTCTAAGCGGGCACGGATCTGAAGGATATAGAGAAGGCTCTAGTGGCTTAAGAGGTTCAGGAGGGTATGGATCAGGTTCAGGAAGTGCAGGAGGTTATGGGTTGGGTTCAGGAAGTGCAGGAGGTTATGGATCAGGTTCTGGAAGTGCAGGAGATGCAAGAGGTACAGGGTATAGAGGAGTAGGCGGCTTAAGAGGACAAGGGTCTGAAGGATATAGGGAAGGATCGAGTGGAAGTGGTGTAGGTGGATTAGGATCAAGTGGAGCAAGTGGTTATGGTAGTGGATCGGGTGGTT ATGGTAGTGGATCGGGTGGTTATGGCAGTGGATCGGGTGGTCATGGTAGTGGATCGGGTGGTTATTTCAGTGGATCGGGTGGTCTTGGCAGTGAATCGGGTGGTTATGGCAGTGGACCGGCTGGTCATGGTAGTGGATCGGGTGGTTACAGTAGCGGATCAGGTGGTTCAGGTAGTGATCTTTATCATAAAACTGATACTACCATGGGGCACATGCAAAACGTTAATTCTCGTTTCCATTAA